The genomic region AGTGATGCCTTCCACACATTTGATGCGCAGTGTTTCGATAGCGCGTTCTAAGAATACGATTGATTCAAAGATACACTGGCAAAGTACTGGCTCCATCACATTGAGCTGTAACTGACCTGCTTCAGCAGCGAAGGTTACTGCTAAGTCATTTCCGAAGACTTTGAAGCATACTTGGTTTACCACCTCAGGAATTACAGGGTTTACTTTCCCTGGCATAATTGACGAGCCAGGCTGCATTGGTGGTAAGTTGATTTCGCGTAAGCCCGCTCTTGGTCCTGAAGAAAGTAAACGCAAGTCATTGCATATCTTTGAAAGTTTCACCGCCATACGTTTTAAGGCTGATGAATAGATCACATAAGCTCCAGTATCGGGAGTGGCTTCTACTAAGTTGCCCGCAGCTACAAATTTCTCACCAGTGAGTTTTGCTAAGTTCTCAGCACATAGTTTAGGGAAGTCCTTTGGAGCATTGAGCCCTGTACCGATGGCAGTTCCTCCCATATTGATTTCTAAGAAAAGATTAGCATTGGTTTGCAGGCGCGCCAGTTCCTCTTCTAAGTTAGCGGCAAAGGCTTCAAATTCCTGACCGAGGGTCATAGGCACCGCATCTTGTAGCTGAGTGCGCCCCATCTTGATGACATCAGAAAACTCTTTGCCTTTCTTGCGGAAAGCCTCAATAAGTTTGGTGAGATGCTTCATTAATGACTCATTCATCTTGATGATCGCTAACTTGATAGTTGTAGGGTAAGCATCGTTAGTAGATTGCGAGCGATTCACGTGGTCGTTAGGCGAAACTATAGTATATTCAGCTTTTTGCTTTCCCATAAGCTCCAAGGCACGGTTAGCAATAACCTCATTGGCATTCATATTTACCGAAGTACCTGCCCCTCCTTGGATCATATCCACTAAAAACTGATCGTTAAATTTACCTGCAATCACCTCTTTGCAAGCCTCGCTAATAGGTTTGAGCAACTCATCACTGAGCAAGCCTAATTTGTTGTTAGTCTGTGCTGCAGCAAGCTTTACATAGCCAATAGCACGGATAAACTCAGGGTAATCCTTCATTCTACTTCCTGAGATGCGGAAGTTATCAATAGCACGTTGGGTTTGTACCCCGTAATACGCTTGTTCTGGCACCTGTAAGTCGCCAATCAAATCCGATTCTGTTCTAAATTTTGTCATAATTTCTTTAAATTGATACTATTATATTTGATTTCGTTCTACAATACACAAATGCAAAAAGCCTTAGCTTTCTATGCTTTCTGAAATTTTCGGTAAAAGTACGAAAAAAAATATATAACCTCCAAGAAAAAATGAAAAAATTATCTTAAAGAATTTTTCGAAGGCGTGCCACAGGGATATCCATCTGCTCGCGATATTTTGCAATTGTCCGCCTTGCAATAAGATAGCCTCTTTCTTTGAGCATCTGTACCAGCACGTCGTCAGGCAGCGGGTTGTTCTTATCTTCTTTGCTAATAATTTTCTGTAGGATCTGTTTTACCTCACGTGTAGATACATCCTCTCCTTGATCGTTTTTCAGTGCCTCCGAGAAGAAGTCCTTTATGAGGCGAGTACCGTATGGAGTTGTTACATACTTACTACTCGCCACCCGCGATACCGTTGAGATATCCATACCAATCTTGTCAGCAATATCCTTCAAGATCAGTGGTTTTATTTTGGCTTCATCTCCCGTAAGGAAATAATCGCGTTGTGCCTCCATAATAGCACCCATCGTGATTAAAAGCGTCTGTTGCCGCTGCTTAATAGCATCGATGAACCACTTTGCCGAGTCCAACTTTTGCTTGATGAAAAACACTGCTTCTTTCTGTGAGTTTGTTCTCTCTTTTGAATGCTTGTAAGTGTCAAGCATTGTCGTGTAGTCCCTTGAGACGTGCAGTTCAGGAGCGTTTCGCCCATTGAGGCTTAGCTCTAACTCATTATCTACTACTTTGATAGTAAAGTCAGGAACGATCTGCTCCACCTGTACATTGCTTCCCGAGTAAGAGCTTCCTGGCTTAGGATTCAGTCGTTCAATCTCTTGAATAGCATCTTTAAGGAGTTCGTCTGACACATTGAACTTCTGTTGTAGCTTGCTGTAATGTTTTTTGCTGAAAGGCTCAAAAGCCAAAGTAATAATCTGTATTGCTAAGTCAATTGTCTCCGAAGGCTTCTTGCGACGCAGCTGTATCAGTAAGCATTCCTGCAAGTCAAAAGCTCCTACTCCCGCGGGGTCTAACTGAAAGATCACCTGCTCGCGTATCTGTGCCACACGCGTCTCATCAGCATAGATATTCTGTGAAAAAGCCAAGTCATCAGTAAGCTCTTGAACACTCCTGCGCAAATAGCCAGAGTCGTCAATGCTACCCACTAAAAATTCAGCTACGATGTAATCTTCATCCGAAAGACTAAAAGTATTCAGCTGATTGATAAGTGATTGATGAAACGACACCTCTGCACTGAAAGTCACCTCGTGCCCATCGTCATCATCACTGTAATTATTAGCGTGCAATCGATAGTCAGGGATTTCATCATCACTTAGGTATGCATCAATATCAATGTCATTCATATCGATCACA from Capnocytophaga haemolytica harbors:
- the aspA gene encoding aspartate ammonia-lyase; the encoded protein is MTKFRTESDLIGDLQVPEQAYYGVQTQRAIDNFRISGSRMKDYPEFIRAIGYVKLAAAQTNNKLGLLSDELLKPISEACKEVIAGKFNDQFLVDMIQGGAGTSVNMNANEVIANRALELMGKQKAEYTIVSPNDHVNRSQSTNDAYPTTIKLAIIKMNESLMKHLTKLIEAFRKKGKEFSDVIKMGRTQLQDAVPMTLGQEFEAFAANLEEELARLQTNANLFLEINMGGTAIGTGLNAPKDFPKLCAENLAKLTGEKFVAAGNLVEATPDTGAYVIYSSALKRMAVKLSKICNDLRLLSSGPRAGLREINLPPMQPGSSIMPGKVNPVIPEVVNQVCFKVFGNDLAVTFAAEAGQLQLNVMEPVLCQCIFESIVFLERAIETLRIKCVEGITANKDICLNMVKNSIGIVTALNPHIGYKNSTKIAKEALETGKSVYDLVLEKGLLTKEQLDKILDPKNMLGI
- the rpoN gene encoding RNA polymerase factor sigma-54 → MLKQNLQLKLSQKLSPQQIQLMKLVQLPTLAFEQYVKQELEENPALESGKEEAEYDEFADEFDNTSDEYNDSDVIDMNDIDIDAYLSDDEIPDYRLHANNYSDDDDGHEVTFSAEVSFHQSLINQLNTFSLSDEDYIVAEFLVGSIDDSGYLRRSVQELTDDLAFSQNIYADETRVAQIREQVIFQLDPAGVGAFDLQECLLIQLRRKKPSETIDLAIQIITLAFEPFSKKHYSKLQQKFNVSDELLKDAIQEIERLNPKPGSSYSGSNVQVEQIVPDFTIKVVDNELELSLNGRNAPELHVSRDYTTMLDTYKHSKERTNSQKEAVFFIKQKLDSAKWFIDAIKQRQQTLLITMGAIMEAQRDYFLTGDEAKIKPLILKDIADKIGMDISTVSRVASSKYVTTPYGTRLIKDFFSEALKNDQGEDVSTREVKQILQKIISKEDKNNPLPDDVLVQMLKERGYLIARRTIAKYREQMDIPVARLRKIL